The region CGAATTTGTTCGCTCCGCCTCTTCCACCATTGAGGCCCCCGTTGTGCGGAAACTCCGTAACGCCTTCCCCGACGCGACTGCTTCGAAGTCCGAAGCACCCGCATCCGCGCCAAAAGCACCGGCCAAGGCGGCAGAATCACGTCCCGCCCCGGCTCCCGGTCCCGCCGCC is a window of Arthrobacter sp. KBS0703 DNA encoding:
- a CDS encoding translation initiation factor IF-2 N-terminal domain-containing protein, whose protein sequence is MAKVRVHELAKELGITSKDAVTKLQELGEFVRSASSTIEAPVVRKLRNAFPDATASKSEAPASAPKAPAKAAESRPAPAPGPAA